The genomic segment CGCAATAAAAAACACTTAACAGCCGATAAAAGCTAGTAATTAATGATTATTCTGCACTGTGATCAACAACTAGACGCTTAGGAGCCAGCAAACCATCATCATTCATGGTACCTATTCCGATAAAGCGACGCTGCTCACCTAACGTCATTCTGACCAATTCACCTGCTTTTAAGCCTGTAGCCTGAACAGGCTGACCTTGCATAATAAATTGCTCACAAGCATCCGGTAAATTAACTTCGGTGAAGTTTGCTACAGCAGTGTCCATTGGCAACAACAAATCATCTAACACGCTAAAAGAAGACTCATCTTCTTTATCGACGTGTTCAGCTAATTCAGTTAACTGCTCAAGCGTCACCATTTTCTCATATGGATAGCCTGCAACTTGGGTTCGTCTCAGCATAGTGACATGTGCGCCACAACCTAACATTTCACCTAAATCATCAATGATGGTACGAATGTAGGTGCCTTTTGAGCAATGAATATCAAGTGTTAAGTCATCGCCTTCTAGGCTAACAAATAGCAACTCAAATACGGTAATAGGACGGGCTTCTCGAGGAACCTCAATGCCTTCACGAGCATACTTGTATAAAGGCTGCCCTTGATACTTTAGTGCAGAGAACATTGAAGGCACTTGCATGGTGTCACCGCGAAAATGCTCTAAAGAATCCTCTAACAGCTTTTGCTCAAACTTAACCGGTCGGATCTGAACAACTTCACCATCAGAATCACTGGTGTCTGTTCTTTCACCTAATTTAGCTGTCACCAAATAACGCTTGTCCGCATCTAAAAGGTGTTGAGAGAACTTGGTTGCTTCGCCTAAGCAAACGGGGAGCATACCTGTGGCTAAAGGGTCTAAAGCACCAGTATGGCCTGCTTTATTGGCGTTATAAAGACGTTTGACGCGTTGCAAAGCATGGTTAGAACTGATACCAGTACCTTTATCTAAAAGTACGATGCCATTAATAAAACGACCTTTGCGACGACGAGCCATTAATCTTTATCCTCAGTTTTATCTTCTGATGCATCAACATCGTCAGAGCCAAACTCATCTTGTCTTGCTTTGTCTTGCTTAGCTTTATCTTGTGTAATCACTTGGCTCACTAAGTTAGACATGCGCATGCCTTCAACTAACGAACTATCGTATACGAAACGCAGCTCCGGCATAACACGCAGTTTCATTCGACTTGCAACCAATGTTCTCACATAAGGCGCAGCCGCTGTCAGAGCTTCAATTTTTTGTTCAACCAACTC from the Shewanella japonica genome contains:
- the truB gene encoding tRNA pseudouridine(55) synthase TruB; this translates as MARRRKGRFINGIVLLDKGTGISSNHALQRVKRLYNANKAGHTGALDPLATGMLPVCLGEATKFSQHLLDADKRYLVTAKLGERTDTSDSDGEVVQIRPVKFEQKLLEDSLEHFRGDTMQVPSMFSALKYQGQPLYKYAREGIEVPREARPITVFELLFVSLEGDDLTLDIHCSKGTYIRTIIDDLGEMLGCGAHVTMLRRTQVAGYPYEKMVTLEQLTELAEHVDKEDESSFSVLDDLLLPMDTAVANFTEVNLPDACEQFIMQGQPVQATGLKAGELVRMTLGEQRRFIGIGTMNDDGLLAPKRLVVDHSAE
- the rbfA gene encoding 30S ribosome-binding factor RbfA; protein product: MAKEFSRTRRIAQQLQQELAMILQRDMKDPRIGFVTVNDVDVSRDLSFAKVFVTFFEEDQELVEQKIEALTAAAPYVRTLVASRMKLRVMPELRFVYDSSLVEGMRMSNLVSQVITQDKAKQDKARQDEFGSDDVDASEDKTEDKD